A genome region from Hevea brasiliensis isolate MT/VB/25A 57/8 chromosome 9, ASM3005281v1, whole genome shotgun sequence includes the following:
- the LOC110668485 gene encoding protein PTST homolog 2, chloroplastic isoform X1 has translation MLSFTTAPTLFFVSLNSFIDLSPYTFPFPLFEGNSRKKEKRLMSLQFIAVKDTGSTLGFVDVKKRNYSDCCWSCAGFVRRCKKDWESDGDFALEAEILEFMKNSDKPEAFPSKKELIDAGRMDLVEDILKQGGWLASGWDLEDSLSEGTGVLYNGDMNWDLITDKECKNAENVLNGKEERSTEVSSCSPASSSGRSLETAAVNDSGIEGILSRLEKERNMNFGFGLREKAENTYVQSNGLEHNLLAKSSKIVAVADFERNNRPASSNLTNGTINDSESKFSHSTSPSNIDGFRNSLKPDSWRTWSIKRAGFSEMEFEADEIISYGTRTVDAMDAVGDEMLEKKEGATAPLNRRKDNCSHGRINSNEIRSCLQHLEAELSSVLNMLKSNTSDSVTEKVHESASDDLLKLSDAWEFQENEVINAQAKLRSIRAKLAVLDGKMALAIIDAQKIVEEKQKRVDIARRALRLLRTACIVWPNSASEVLLAGSFDGWATKRKMQKSSTGVFSLYMKLYPGRYEIKFIVDGEWRIDPLRPIVLSDGYENNLLIIT, from the exons ATGCTTTCCTTTACTACCGCGCCAACCCTTTTTTTTGTGTCACTGAATTCTTTCATTGATTTGAGCCCCTATacctttccctttcctctttttgAAGGTAATTCAAGAAAGAAGGAAAAACGGCTTATGTCTCTGCAATTCATTGCAGTCAAGGATACTGGTTCTACGTTGGGGTTTGTTGACGTAAAGAAAAGGAATTATAGTGATTGTTGTTGGAGTTGTGCTGGGTTTGTCAGGAGGTGTAAAAAAGATTGGGAAAGTGACGGAGATTTTGCATTGGAGGCGGAGATTTTAGAGTTCATGAAGAATTCAGATAAACCGGAGGCGTTTCCAAGCAAGAAAGAGTTAATTGATGCAGGAAGGATGGATCTTGTAGAGGATATTTTGAAGCAAGGAGGCTGGCTTGCTTCTGGTTGGGATTTGGAAGATAGTTTAAGTGAGGGAACGGGTGTTCTTTATAATGGTGATATGAATTGGGATTTGATAACAGATAAAGAATGCAAGAATGCTGAGAACGTTTTGAATGGCAAAGAAGAACGGAGCACTGAAGTTTCTTCTTGTTCTCCAGCATCCTCGTCTGGTAGATCACT AGAAACAGCAGCTGTGAACGATTCCGGGATTGAGGGTATATTAAGTCGATTGGAGAAGGAAAGGAATATGAATTTTGGGTTTGGTTTGAGAGAGAAAGCTGAAAATACTTATGTCCAAAGTAATGGTCTTGAACACAACTTGCTGGCTAAAAGCTCAAAAATTGTG GCAGTTGCTGACTTTGAAAGAAACAATAGACCTGCATCATCAAACCTAACCAATGGCACAATCAATGATTCAGAGAGCAAGTTCAGTCACAGCACATCTCCATCAAACATCGATGGTTTCAGGAATTCACTTAAGCCAGATTCTTGGAGAACATGGAGCATTAAGAGGGCAGGGTTTTCAGAAATGGAATTTGAAG CTGATGAAATCATTTCTTACGGAACTAGAACAGTAGATGCAATGGATGCTGTGGGagatgaaatgcttgaaaaaaagGAGGGTGCTACAGCACCTTTAAACAGAAGGAAAGATAACTGTTCTCATGGAAGGATTAACAGCAATGAAATACGAAGTTGCCTTCAGCACTTAGAGGCAGAGCTTTCCTCCGTACTTAACATGTTAAAATCAAACACTAGTGATAGTGTAACAGAGAAA GTTCATGAAAGCGCTTCTGATGATTTGCTGAAGCTTTCTGATGCTTGGGAGTTTCAGGAAAATGAGGTCATCAATGCTCAGGCTAAATTACGGTCAATACGAGCGAAGTTAGCTGTATTAGACGGGAAAATGGCACTTGCAATAAT TGATGCGCAAAAGATAGTAGAAGAGAAACAGAAAAGAGTGGATATTGCTCGGAGAGCTTTACGACTTCTTCGTACTGCCTGCATAGTTTGGCCTAATTCTGCCTCAGAGGTGCTCTTAGCTGGATCATTTGATGGATGGGCCACCAAG AGAAAGATGCAGAAGTCGAGCACAGGCGTATTTTCTTTGTACATGAAATTGTATCCAGGCAGATACGAG ATCAAATTCATCGTTGATGGTGAGTGGAGAATTGATCCCCTACGCCCTATTGTTCTGAGTGATGGATATGAGAATAATCTACTCATCATCACATGA
- the LOC110668485 gene encoding protein PTST homolog 2, chloroplastic isoform X2, producing MLSFTTAPTLFFVSLNSFIDLSPYTFPFPLFEGNSRKKEKRLMSLQFIAVKDTGSTLGFVDVKKRNYSDCCWSCAGFVRRCKKDWESDGDFALEAEILEFMKNSDKPEAFPSKKELIDAGRMDLVEDILKQGGWLASGWDLEDSLSEGTGVLYNGDMNWDLITDKECKNAENVLNGKEERSTEVSSCSPASSSGRSLETAAVNDSGIEGILSRLEKERNMNFGFGLREKAENTYVQSNGLEHNLLAKSSKIVAVADFERNNRPASSNLTNGTINDSESKFSHSTSPSNIDGFRNSLKPDSWRTWSIKRAGFSEMEFEVDAMDAVGDEMLEKKEGATAPLNRRKDNCSHGRINSNEIRSCLQHLEAELSSVLNMLKSNTSDSVTEKVHESASDDLLKLSDAWEFQENEVINAQAKLRSIRAKLAVLDGKMALAIIDAQKIVEEKQKRVDIARRALRLLRTACIVWPNSASEVLLAGSFDGWATKRKMQKSSTGVFSLYMKLYPGRYEIKFIVDGEWRIDPLRPIVLSDGYENNLLIIT from the exons ATGCTTTCCTTTACTACCGCGCCAACCCTTTTTTTTGTGTCACTGAATTCTTTCATTGATTTGAGCCCCTATacctttccctttcctctttttgAAGGTAATTCAAGAAAGAAGGAAAAACGGCTTATGTCTCTGCAATTCATTGCAGTCAAGGATACTGGTTCTACGTTGGGGTTTGTTGACGTAAAGAAAAGGAATTATAGTGATTGTTGTTGGAGTTGTGCTGGGTTTGTCAGGAGGTGTAAAAAAGATTGGGAAAGTGACGGAGATTTTGCATTGGAGGCGGAGATTTTAGAGTTCATGAAGAATTCAGATAAACCGGAGGCGTTTCCAAGCAAGAAAGAGTTAATTGATGCAGGAAGGATGGATCTTGTAGAGGATATTTTGAAGCAAGGAGGCTGGCTTGCTTCTGGTTGGGATTTGGAAGATAGTTTAAGTGAGGGAACGGGTGTTCTTTATAATGGTGATATGAATTGGGATTTGATAACAGATAAAGAATGCAAGAATGCTGAGAACGTTTTGAATGGCAAAGAAGAACGGAGCACTGAAGTTTCTTCTTGTTCTCCAGCATCCTCGTCTGGTAGATCACT AGAAACAGCAGCTGTGAACGATTCCGGGATTGAGGGTATATTAAGTCGATTGGAGAAGGAAAGGAATATGAATTTTGGGTTTGGTTTGAGAGAGAAAGCTGAAAATACTTATGTCCAAAGTAATGGTCTTGAACACAACTTGCTGGCTAAAAGCTCAAAAATTGTG GCAGTTGCTGACTTTGAAAGAAACAATAGACCTGCATCATCAAACCTAACCAATGGCACAATCAATGATTCAGAGAGCAAGTTCAGTCACAGCACATCTCCATCAAACATCGATGGTTTCAGGAATTCACTTAAGCCAGATTCTTGGAGAACATGGAGCATTAAGAGGGCAGGGTTTTCAGAAATGGAATTTGAAG TAGATGCAATGGATGCTGTGGGagatgaaatgcttgaaaaaaagGAGGGTGCTACAGCACCTTTAAACAGAAGGAAAGATAACTGTTCTCATGGAAGGATTAACAGCAATGAAATACGAAGTTGCCTTCAGCACTTAGAGGCAGAGCTTTCCTCCGTACTTAACATGTTAAAATCAAACACTAGTGATAGTGTAACAGAGAAA GTTCATGAAAGCGCTTCTGATGATTTGCTGAAGCTTTCTGATGCTTGGGAGTTTCAGGAAAATGAGGTCATCAATGCTCAGGCTAAATTACGGTCAATACGAGCGAAGTTAGCTGTATTAGACGGGAAAATGGCACTTGCAATAAT TGATGCGCAAAAGATAGTAGAAGAGAAACAGAAAAGAGTGGATATTGCTCGGAGAGCTTTACGACTTCTTCGTACTGCCTGCATAGTTTGGCCTAATTCTGCCTCAGAGGTGCTCTTAGCTGGATCATTTGATGGATGGGCCACCAAG AGAAAGATGCAGAAGTCGAGCACAGGCGTATTTTCTTTGTACATGAAATTGTATCCAGGCAGATACGAG ATCAAATTCATCGTTGATGGTGAGTGGAGAATTGATCCCCTACGCCCTATTGTTCTGAGTGATGGATATGAGAATAATCTACTCATCATCACATGA